The following proteins are co-located in the Methylomonas sp. 11b genome:
- a CDS encoding conjugal transfer protein TraH translates to MTSFTIRLRYRQVVVLILLIESSLPAYADLQQEMDSMFGTMTNFTAPTAHLGQRRGVITGGSLVARNGITNTNLVSFVPPSFSAGCGGIDLFAGSFSFINFNQFVQLLRNVAANASGYAFQLAVGAMCPWCASVMTDLQKKIQEMNQMFSNSCRLAQGLVNDTVKAFDLQSKTNLSNASFTQGISDVFSSWTNTSTLGDPVQQVKQNDQTDMTKIIQGNLVWRALVNQNAGGWFRFGGNSLLEAAMSISGTVIVDAPQAAPDGKGENNAISAPPPVLRIKDLMYGNDAGNSYQTVRLYTCSDGHDADQCLKPIVQNVNLVGLKQRVMEILLGSANSGNGLIYKFSTNSGQITDSEKAFMQTVPDAIGGMIHNLAREDAGIAKLWAEEAAPVIALELAQLIVNDLLAAVQTAAHMNDHAYAKLLMDALKEDAREQIQDEYVTIAGRYGNPQTLMAFYQQLMNTVKPKHYGTVAQLPASGMAWPSP, encoded by the coding sequence ATGACGTCGTTTACGATTCGATTACGCTATCGCCAGGTCGTTGTATTGATCCTGTTGATCGAGAGTTCTCTTCCAGCCTATGCCGACCTGCAACAGGAAATGGACAGTATGTTCGGCACCATGACCAATTTCACGGCCCCAACCGCCCATTTGGGACAGCGCCGTGGCGTGATTACCGGCGGCAGCCTGGTGGCGCGCAATGGCATCACCAATACCAACCTGGTCTCGTTCGTGCCGCCGTCATTTAGCGCGGGTTGTGGCGGTATCGATTTGTTTGCCGGCAGCTTCAGTTTCATCAACTTCAACCAGTTCGTGCAATTGCTGCGCAATGTCGCCGCCAATGCCTCAGGCTATGCATTCCAACTCGCCGTCGGAGCGATGTGTCCCTGGTGTGCTTCGGTGATGACCGATCTGCAAAAGAAAATCCAGGAGATGAACCAGATGTTCAGCAACTCCTGCCGGTTGGCGCAGGGCTTGGTGAACGATACCGTCAAAGCCTTCGACCTGCAAAGCAAAACCAACTTGTCCAATGCCTCGTTTACCCAAGGCATTTCGGATGTCTTTTCCAGTTGGACCAATACCAGCACCCTGGGCGATCCGGTACAGCAGGTCAAACAGAACGACCAGACGGATATGACCAAGATCATCCAGGGTAATCTGGTGTGGCGGGCCTTGGTCAATCAGAACGCCGGCGGCTGGTTTCGGTTTGGTGGCAACAGTTTGCTGGAAGCGGCGATGAGTATTTCCGGAACGGTGATCGTCGATGCGCCGCAAGCCGCGCCCGACGGCAAAGGCGAGAACAATGCCATCAGCGCGCCGCCACCGGTGTTGCGGATCAAGGATTTGATGTACGGCAATGACGCCGGCAACAGCTATCAGACCGTCAGGCTGTATACCTGTTCGGATGGCCACGATGCCGATCAGTGTCTCAAACCCATTGTCCAGAATGTCAATCTGGTCGGCTTGAAGCAACGGGTGATGGAGATCTTGTTAGGATCGGCCAATTCCGGCAACGGTTTGATTTACAAATTCTCGACCAACAGCGGTCAAATCACCGACAGCGAAAAAGCCTTCATGCAAACTGTGCCGGATGCCATCGGCGGCATGATTCATAACCTGGCAAGGGAGGATGCCGGTATTGCCAAACTGTGGGCCGAAGAAGCGGCGCCGGTGATTGCCTTGGAACTGGCGCAATTGATTGTTAACGATTTGCTCGCCGCAGTACAAACCGCCGCGCACATGAACGACCATGCCTACGCCAAATTGCTGATGGATGCCTTGAAGGAGGATGCCCGTGAGCAGATTCAAGACGAGTACGTCACCATCGCCGGCCGCTACGGTAATCCGCAAACCTTGATGGCGTTTTACCAGCAATTGATGAATACCGTGAAGCCTAAACACTACGGCACCGTGGCGCAGTTGCCGGCTTCCGGGATGGCTTGGCCAAGTCCTTAA
- a CDS encoding conjugal transfer protein TraG N-terminal domain-containing protein: protein MFEIFSVGDSAYLQAVLNAIAMISGTGDYRTAAAVGGLIGVIIVMLRALLQWDGRGIRYQDLLLAYVLWLMLYAPSVRVSIEDAYTGSVVVVDNVPLGPAVVGSVMSNMGYRTTRLFEQGFGTPSMTGNGFADSLQTLTAVRKNLLSRVNLGAANVPNAGSDMETSFANYVRECTLTGVDLNQKSVDAILRDADPLNAIRFDSDIYMTEIYVGGQPQTKTCTDAWADLSVVATGNFATALEGLLQPSLGVPAAADTVPKIQDAFDALAGPGVVDAADYMLMSAIMPMFEKGVIGRHEDGLHWNKAAMVEQAIQQRNTQWAAEQTLFAKIVRPMMAFIEGLSYAIAPIMAFVVMLGNVGIRMNISYFSMLLWIQLWMPILAVINLFIQMSAAGKMAALTTATYNLPSMMGIYQLDMELQQWLSIGGMLAASTPAITLMLIYRGAVTATHFLGRMDGGDYVNEKIATPDVISPAPVLNAQAQHQYSPLSAVTQTGVDKVLPTFTAGKDMSTAVSSAYSASEQATSNFMHSVSSTASKSASISSDAFDSRSLGNQIASSSSYTDAYNRQFGEAFAKKHADTGISADQFSALVAGSANAGAKLGSDQLSGAISGRLQNDFKVSQDKSDAIAADISQTVNDSQGYQAGLAKSLALDAQTGTRNVASMGLQNQSLSSLQNSATDAVSASESYQQTLSAQQRFGTQASFGAAETGYKIAHDPGLMERLDQNLDQYGLRGDTQRLASQWKAAGWISDADQAYAAAGMSLLTGFSSPSYRTLDDQQTHQAQLLGYQLLGDAFNAPQADQTLDANRNESLKANAPETGKVQATVEQAQLKDPRTETESLNQRAQAQIRSATGKIAGGEARVEAQYDRNLAEREQTSKEGFGQLANVKAEHFRQSIAAAANEMPSVAEASFDYLGGGIYNSAKNLEAVGSVSNQHIREFAEFVQQGQAKGMSIWDSIKYASNQSYSGFKDASEVWADQRVNEVADRLTPGQQAYYRAAMFEAVAGIAVAGEYGGTLGIARSQLIEEEGSIEGNDIAKLLKSVAGQGRMDLIDQIGNYNRARGRINY from the coding sequence ATGTTTGAAATCTTCTCCGTGGGCGATTCCGCCTATTTGCAAGCTGTCCTGAATGCCATCGCGATGATCTCCGGGACTGGCGATTACCGGACCGCCGCAGCCGTCGGTGGTTTGATCGGGGTCATCATCGTCATGCTGCGGGCGCTGTTGCAATGGGATGGCAGGGGCATTCGCTATCAGGATTTATTGCTGGCCTATGTGTTGTGGTTGATGTTGTATGCACCATCGGTGCGGGTGTCGATCGAAGATGCGTATACCGGCAGCGTGGTGGTTGTCGACAATGTGCCGTTGGGGCCGGCGGTAGTGGGTAGCGTGATGTCGAACATGGGCTATCGCACCACACGCTTGTTTGAGCAGGGCTTTGGCACACCGTCGATGACCGGCAATGGTTTTGCGGACAGTTTGCAGACTTTGACGGCGGTGCGGAAGAATCTGCTGTCGCGGGTGAATTTAGGCGCGGCCAACGTGCCGAATGCCGGCAGCGACATGGAAACCTCGTTTGCCAACTACGTGCGTGAATGCACCTTGACCGGTGTCGATCTGAACCAGAAATCGGTGGATGCCATCTTGCGCGATGCCGATCCGTTGAATGCGATAAGGTTTGATTCCGACATCTACATGACGGAAATCTATGTCGGCGGACAACCGCAAACCAAAACCTGCACGGATGCCTGGGCCGATTTGAGCGTGGTAGCCACCGGTAATTTCGCGACGGCGCTGGAAGGTTTACTACAGCCCTCCCTTGGTGTGCCGGCGGCAGCCGACACGGTACCGAAAATTCAGGACGCCTTCGATGCTTTGGCCGGGCCAGGAGTAGTCGATGCCGCCGATTACATGCTGATGTCGGCCATTATGCCGATGTTCGAGAAAGGCGTCATCGGCCGGCATGAAGACGGCTTACACTGGAACAAGGCGGCGATGGTCGAACAAGCCATTCAGCAACGCAATACCCAATGGGCGGCCGAGCAAACCCTGTTTGCCAAGATCGTTCGGCCCATGATGGCCTTCATCGAAGGTTTGAGTTATGCAATCGCCCCGATCATGGCCTTCGTGGTGATGCTGGGCAATGTCGGTATCCGGATGAATATCAGCTACTTCTCGATGCTGCTGTGGATCCAGTTGTGGATGCCGATTCTGGCGGTGATCAATCTGTTCATCCAGATGTCGGCCGCCGGCAAAATGGCAGCGCTGACCACGGCTACCTATAACCTGCCGTCGATGATGGGCATTTACCAGCTGGACATGGAGTTGCAGCAATGGCTGTCGATTGGCGGCATGCTGGCGGCGTCGACACCGGCGATCACTTTGATGCTGATCTATCGTGGAGCGGTAACCGCCACCCATTTCTTAGGACGCATGGATGGAGGTGATTACGTGAATGAGAAAATCGCCACGCCCGATGTGATCAGCCCGGCGCCGGTTTTGAATGCCCAGGCGCAACATCAATACAGTCCGTTGTCGGCGGTCACCCAAACTGGCGTCGACAAAGTGCTACCCACATTTACCGCCGGCAAAGACATGAGTACGGCGGTATCGTCGGCTTATAGCGCTTCTGAACAAGCCACCAGTAACTTCATGCACAGCGTGTCGTCGACGGCTTCGAAGTCAGCCAGCATCAGCAGCGATGCATTTGACAGCCGTTCGCTGGGTAATCAAATTGCCAGCAGTTCCAGTTATACCGATGCTTATAACCGTCAGTTCGGTGAAGCCTTTGCCAAGAAACATGCCGATACCGGGATTTCCGCCGATCAGTTCTCGGCGTTGGTGGCCGGCAGTGCCAATGCCGGGGCCAAGCTGGGTAGCGACCAATTGAGTGGTGCGATCTCGGGTCGCTTGCAAAACGACTTCAAAGTCAGTCAGGACAAGTCCGACGCCATCGCCGCCGACATCAGTCAAACCGTCAACGACAGTCAGGGCTATCAAGCCGGCTTAGCCAAAAGCCTGGCGCTGGATGCACAAACCGGCACCCGAAACGTTGCCTCAATGGGGCTACAAAATCAATCGTTGTCCTCGTTGCAAAACAGCGCAACCGACGCGGTATCCGCCAGCGAATCCTATCAACAAACCCTATCGGCCCAACAACGCTTCGGGACTCAAGCGAGTTTCGGCGCGGCGGAAACCGGGTACAAAATCGCGCACGATCCCGGCTTGATGGAACGTCTGGACCAAAACCTCGATCAATATGGGCTGCGTGGTGATACCCAACGACTGGCCTCGCAGTGGAAAGCCGCAGGTTGGATCAGCGATGCCGATCAAGCCTATGCCGCCGCTGGTATGTCGTTATTGACTGGGTTTTCGTCACCCAGTTACCGCACGCTGGATGATCAACAAACGCACCAGGCGCAACTCTTGGGTTACCAACTGCTGGGCGATGCCTTTAATGCACCGCAAGCCGATCAAACCTTGGATGCCAACCGTAATGAATCCCTGAAAGCCAATGCACCGGAAACAGGTAAGGTTCAGGCTACCGTCGAACAGGCTCAGCTTAAAGACCCACGCACTGAAACCGAATCGCTAAATCAGCGTGCACAGGCACAGATTCGTTCGGCAACGGGGAAAATTGCCGGTGGCGAAGCCCGTGTCGAAGCACAATATGATCGTAACCTGGCAGAGCGTGAACAAACTTCAAAAGAAGGCTTTGGGCAATTGGCGAATGTCAAAGCAGAGCACTTTAGACAATCGATTGCGGCAGCGGCCAATGAAATGCCTTCGGTAGCTGAGGCGTCGTTTGATTATTTGGGTGGTGGCATTTACAACTCAGCGAAGAATCTGGAAGCTGTGGGCTCCGTTAGCAATCAACATATCCGAGAGTTTGCTGAGTTTGTACAACAGGGTCAGGCAAAAGGGATGAGTATTTGGGATTCGATAAAGTATGCGTCAAACCAGTCGTATTCCGGTTTTAAAGACGCCTCGGAAGTATGGGCAGATCAGAGAGTAAACGAAGTTGCAGATAGGTTGACTCCAGGTCAGCAGGCTTATTATCGAGCTGCCATGTTTGAAGCGGTTGCAGGAATTGCCGTTGCTGGCGAATATGGCGGCACCCTTGGTATTGCAAGAAGCCAGTTAATAGAAGAGGAAGGCAGTATCGAAGGTAATGATATCGCCAAGCTACTTAAAAGTGTAGCTGGTCAAGGCCGCATGGATCTGATTGACCAGATTGGGAATTACAATCGGGCGCGAGGCCGCATAAACTATTAA
- a CDS encoding FlhC family transcriptional regulator, whose translation MSNHCAYATRLKDQYWAYQLLKRKLRTVLACRAIKTLRPKELCNLYFSLHRESPVSGLVPSITAMPQARESFLYMALFASIYRSACPGDIRSEIDLNAMIFAWDTFCAFYTNHIQERRPFGRIRPANFDEAWIITEALKDGLAVLPYCTTCHTPYLVIHGCKYQQVCQMCVLNQMRKSKYLIG comes from the coding sequence ATGAGCAACCATTGCGCCTATGCTACTCGGCTTAAAGATCAGTATTGGGCCTATCAATTACTGAAGCGAAAGCTTCGTACGGTATTGGCATGCCGGGCCATCAAAACCCTGCGCCCCAAAGAATTGTGCAACCTTTATTTTTCCTTGCACCGAGAAAGCCCGGTATCGGGGCTAGTCCCAAGTATTACGGCGATGCCGCAGGCACGCGAATCGTTTCTGTACATGGCCCTATTTGCTTCAATCTATCGAAGCGCTTGTCCGGGTGATATCAGATCGGAAATAGACCTGAACGCTATGATTTTTGCCTGGGATACTTTTTGTGCATTCTATACAAACCATATTCAAGAACGTCGACCGTTTGGCCGCATAAGGCCTGCAAATTTCGATGAAGCCTGGATTATCACCGAAGCCCTGAAAGACGGACTTGCAGTACTACCTTACTGTACGACCTGCCATACGCCCTATTTGGTTATTCATGGCTGTAAATACCAACAGGTCTGCCAAATGTGCGTGCTAAACCAGATGCGTAAATCCAAATACCTCATTGGCTAA
- a CDS encoding flagellar transcriptional regulator FlhD: protein MDENLYKLNLDYLIVAQALIFSESEQKAMFCLGLTADAVSLLRKMPLERLKSLARNDCLTFVPRFNSHKWSEFLNTTKAEVPDVLDARAIDLLMLLSTHPPES from the coding sequence ATGGATGAAAACCTTTACAAACTCAATCTCGACTACCTCATCGTCGCTCAAGCCTTAATTTTTTCCGAAAGCGAACAGAAAGCAATGTTCTGCCTGGGCTTAACGGCAGACGCGGTTTCATTGCTCAGAAAGATGCCGCTCGAACGACTGAAGAGCCTGGCACGAAACGATTGCCTGACCTTTGTTCCCCGTTTCAACTCTCACAAATGGAGCGAATTCCTAAACACCACAAAAGCCGAAGTCCCGGATGTACTCGATGCACGGGCCATCGATCTCCTGATGCTTTTGTCCACCCACCCTCCCGAGTCATGA
- a CDS encoding transglycosylase SLT domain-containing protein: protein MLIIHIKKQGVKHPGVSIQNPIKHFWIGLFSGLCLISQPMESMAADSIQANGNSQQSLASNTKFQNTQWGQVARRHRIDPYILYAVALMESRKNGEQNRVMPWPWAINNAGNSFIPNSQQEAEVLLNQMLDQGKRNIDVGIMQVNLRWHGHRVAKPEQLLIPSINIEIGASVLSEAIQSAPDNLAHGIGRYYSWQNEPAAIQYGQKVIALANQIRAIL, encoded by the coding sequence ATGTTAATTATTCACATAAAAAAACAGGGGGTTAAGCACCCTGGCGTTTCAATCCAAAACCCTATTAAGCATTTTTGGATTGGATTGTTCAGTGGCCTTTGCCTCATCAGCCAACCCATGGAATCAATGGCTGCTGATTCCATTCAAGCGAATGGCAACAGCCAACAGTCCCTGGCATCAAACACTAAATTTCAAAACACGCAGTGGGGACAAGTTGCCCGTAGACATCGCATTGATCCCTATATTCTGTATGCCGTTGCGCTCATGGAGTCGCGGAAAAACGGTGAACAGAATCGTGTCATGCCCTGGCCCTGGGCCATCAATAACGCTGGCAACTCCTTTATTCCTAACAGTCAGCAGGAGGCAGAAGTTTTACTCAATCAAATGCTGGACCAAGGTAAGCGCAATATCGACGTCGGCATCATGCAAGTGAATCTGCGATGGCATGGCCACCGCGTTGCGAAACCCGAACAACTCTTGATCCCGAGCATCAATATCGAAATCGGCGCTAGCGTACTCTCAGAGGCCATCCAATCGGCGCCAGACAATCTCGCTCATGGAATCGGCCGATATTACAGTTGGCAAAACGAGCCAGCAGCCATCCAGTACGGGCAAAAAGTGATTGCCCTGGCGAATCAAATCCGAGCAATTCTTTAG
- a CDS encoding aminotransferase-like domain-containing protein: MNLRYENLAEHLLNAIAQNLYRPGARLPSVRQLSQQHQVSTATAVSALRLLEDQGHLDARQRSGYYVRSRPRSSLQEPAISAPPREPSLVTGQELVLRLVKAANDPRIVQLGAAVPAASFLPTQKMAQLSANVARHYSKRIANYEFPPGAPELRRQIARRMSEQGCPVDPNDILITNGCQEAMTLALKAVTRPGDIVAIESPTFYGLLQIIESLSLRAIEIPTHPRDGIALDALQLACEQWPIKACIAVPNYSNPLGYCMSDARKRALVDLVNRYRIALIEDDIYGDLGFGPQRPSMAKSWDSEGRVLYCSSFSKSLCPGLRVGWLVAGPYLEQTEYLKYVGNLATPTHAQLTVAEMLAKGGYERHLRQARNQYRQAVETMTAAIGVYFPSGTRVTQPEGGFVIWVELPETVDATALSRRALTQGISIAPGPMFSATQKYRNFIRLNCAVDWDERVNQALVKLGQMVDDE; the protein is encoded by the coding sequence ATGAATCTTCGTTACGAAAACCTCGCCGAACATTTACTCAACGCCATCGCGCAGAATCTGTACCGACCAGGGGCACGCCTGCCCAGCGTTCGTCAGCTCAGTCAGCAACATCAGGTCAGCACCGCAACGGCAGTCAGCGCATTGCGGCTTTTGGAGGACCAGGGTCATCTCGATGCTCGCCAGCGCTCGGGTTATTACGTCAGGTCGCGTCCGCGCAGTTCGCTGCAGGAGCCGGCAATTTCGGCGCCGCCGCGCGAACCGTCATTGGTGACGGGTCAGGAATTGGTGTTGCGTTTGGTCAAGGCCGCCAACGATCCGAGAATCGTGCAGTTGGGCGCAGCGGTGCCGGCGGCGTCGTTTTTGCCGACGCAAAAAATGGCCCAGCTGTCGGCCAACGTGGCCCGCCACTACAGCAAACGCATTGCCAATTACGAGTTTCCGCCGGGCGCGCCGGAATTACGCCGGCAAATCGCCCGCCGTATGTCGGAACAAGGCTGCCCGGTCGATCCCAACGACATTCTGATCACCAACGGCTGCCAGGAAGCGATGACGCTGGCTTTGAAAGCGGTCACCCGACCGGGCGACATCGTCGCCATCGAATCGCCGACTTTTTACGGACTACTACAGATCATCGAATCGTTATCGCTACGCGCGATCGAAATTCCGACCCATCCGCGCGACGGCATCGCGCTGGACGCGCTGCAACTGGCCTGCGAGCAATGGCCGATCAAGGCTTGTATCGCGGTTCCCAACTACAGCAATCCTCTGGGCTATTGCATGAGCGATGCCCGCAAGCGCGCCTTGGTGGATCTGGTCAACCGCTACCGGATCGCGCTGATCGAAGACGACATCTACGGCGACCTAGGTTTCGGCCCGCAACGGCCGTCGATGGCGAAAAGCTGGGATAGCGAGGGACGAGTGTTGTATTGCTCGTCTTTTTCCAAATCGCTGTGTCCCGGTTTGCGGGTGGGTTGGCTGGTGGCCGGGCCGTACCTGGAACAAACCGAATACCTGAAATACGTCGGCAATCTGGCGACGCCGACCCATGCGCAATTGACGGTCGCGGAAATGCTGGCCAAGGGCGGCTACGAACGCCATCTGCGCCAGGCACGCAACCAATATCGGCAAGCGGTGGAAACAATGACGGCGGCCATCGGCGTTTATTTCCCGTCTGGCACTCGTGTTACCCAACCGGAGGGCGGCTTCGTAATCTGGGTGGAGCTGCCGGAAACTGTCGATGCGACGGCGTTGAGCCGGCGGGCGTTAACGCAAGGTATCAGCATCGCGCCCGGCCCGATGTTCTCGGCAACACAAAAATACCGCAATTTCATCCGCCTGAATTGCGCGGTGGATTGGGACGAGCGAGTCAATCAGGCGTTGGTCAAATTGGGACAAATGGTCGACGATGAATAG
- a CDS encoding DMT family transporter → MKFRLLNRAKFAVGGRNPTTLPQPSELTRGYWFGCAGILGFSLTLPATRLAVAELDPVFVGLGRAVAASLLAALALWWRGGRLPKGSQWLRLAATASGVVICFPLLSALALQHVSAVHGAVVVGLTPLLTAGFGVLLSGDRPAWRFWLATALGSSAILIFVYRSGVAGLQQADLYLLAAIACVAYGYAEGARLAKQLGAWQTISWALLISAPLLLPWVVQTAPPRFELVGWPSLLGFAYVSVVSMYLAFFAWYRGLALGGTARIGQLQLLQPFLSMAAGSALIGESVEIEQLATALAVLACVVISRKS, encoded by the coding sequence ATGAAATTCCGCTTGTTGAACCGCGCCAAGTTTGCCGTTGGCGGCCGAAACCCTACGACGCTTCCCCAGCCTTCCGAGCTGACGCGCGGTTATTGGTTCGGCTGCGCGGGCATCCTCGGTTTCAGCTTGACATTGCCGGCGACCCGGCTGGCGGTGGCGGAACTCGATCCGGTATTCGTCGGCCTGGGCCGAGCGGTCGCCGCTTCGTTGTTGGCGGCATTGGCGTTGTGGTGGCGAGGCGGTCGCTTGCCCAAAGGCAGCCAATGGCTCAGGTTGGCCGCAACCGCCAGCGGGGTGGTGATCTGCTTTCCTCTGTTGTCGGCGTTGGCGTTGCAACACGTTTCTGCAGTGCATGGTGCCGTGGTGGTAGGGCTGACGCCGTTGTTGACCGCCGGTTTCGGCGTGCTGTTGTCGGGTGATCGGCCGGCATGGCGATTCTGGCTGGCAACGGCATTGGGTAGCTCCGCGATCCTGATCTTCGTTTACCGGTCCGGTGTGGCAGGTTTGCAGCAAGCCGATCTGTATTTACTGGCGGCGATTGCCTGCGTGGCCTACGGTTATGCCGAAGGTGCGCGGTTGGCCAAACAGCTCGGCGCTTGGCAAACCATCAGCTGGGCCTTATTGATAAGTGCACCGCTGTTGCTGCCGTGGGTGGTGCAAACCGCGCCGCCGCGCTTCGAGCTGGTCGGCTGGCCTAGTCTGTTGGGCTTCGCCTACGTCAGTGTGGTCAGCATGTATCTGGCATTTTTTGCCTGGTATCGCGGTTTGGCGCTGGGCGGTACCGCGCGGATCGGCCAACTGCAATTGCTGCAGCCGTTTCTAAGCATGGCGGCGGGTTCGGCGTTGATCGGCGAAAGCGTCGAGATTGAACAATTGGCAACCGCGTTGGCGGTTCTGGCTTGTGTTGTGATCAGCCGAAAATCGTAA
- the ilvE gene encoding branched-chain-amino-acid transaminase: MKPLSMCWLNGELMPAEQAFIPVNDHGLLYGDGVFEGIRFYKRRAFRLQRHLQRLQLSARAIALEIPLSTDELTTVIGRLIEAFADDDGYIRLMVTRGAGALGLNPKSCSQPNVIAIADQLTMIALDEQQAGARLIVSSIRRLPADGLDPRIKSLNYLNHILAKIEANHAGADEAILLNAQGRVAEGTADNVFIVRDGCLLTPPCSEGALEGITRVLVLQLARDNGIETREQPLGVYDLYAADECFLTGTGAELIPVASIDCRSMPGCPGPVFQSLQQAFRRTIDQECGGIS, from the coding sequence ATGAAACCCCTCTCAATGTGTTGGTTGAACGGTGAACTGATGCCCGCCGAACAAGCTTTCATTCCGGTCAACGACCACGGACTGCTGTACGGCGACGGCGTGTTCGAAGGCATACGCTTTTACAAGCGCCGTGCCTTCCGTCTGCAACGGCATTTGCAGCGACTGCAGCTGTCGGCGCGGGCGATTGCGCTGGAAATACCCCTCTCTACCGACGAATTAACAACCGTCATCGGACGGCTGATCGAAGCGTTTGCCGACGACGACGGCTATATCCGTTTAATGGTCACACGCGGCGCCGGAGCGCTGGGCTTGAATCCCAAAAGCTGTTCGCAGCCCAATGTCATCGCCATTGCCGACCAGTTGACGATGATAGCCCTTGACGAACAACAGGCCGGTGCGAGGCTAATCGTGTCCTCGATACGCCGCTTGCCGGCCGACGGCCTGGATCCGCGCATCAAAAGCCTGAATTATTTGAACCACATCCTGGCCAAGATCGAAGCCAACCATGCCGGCGCCGACGAAGCAATCCTGCTCAACGCCCAAGGCCGGGTCGCCGAAGGCACCGCCGACAATGTCTTCATCGTCCGCGACGGCTGCTTACTGACGCCGCCTTGCAGCGAGGGCGCGTTGGAAGGTATCACCCGCGTATTGGTGCTACAGTTGGCGCGGGACAACGGCATCGAAACCAGGGAGCAGCCCTTGGGCGTGTACGACCTGTATGCTGCCGACGAATGTTTCTTGACAGGCACCGGCGCGGAACTGATTCCGGTCGCCAGTATCGACTGCCGATCAATGCCTGGTTGCCCCGGCCCGGTATTTCAAAGCTTGCAACAGGCCTTTCGGCGAACCATAGACCAAGAGTGCGGAGGCATCTCATGA
- a CDS encoding cupin domain-containing protein produces MTESAPPIAVVAEQVPPRARKSLYPQAILDLHGARLAGREKRALGELFGLQNFGVNLTKLEPGAISALRHAHSQQDEFIYILQGCPTLYTDVGPTPLSPGMCAGFKAGSGDAHRLVNESTSDVLYLEIGDRSAGDQVVYPDDDLQAAFVDNSFRFARKDGTPY; encoded by the coding sequence ATGACTGAATCAGCGCCCCCAATTGCCGTCGTAGCGGAGCAAGTGCCGCCACGCGCAAGAAAATCCTTGTATCCGCAAGCCATTTTGGACCTGCATGGCGCCCGGCTGGCAGGCCGGGAAAAGCGGGCGTTAGGCGAATTATTCGGCCTGCAAAACTTCGGCGTCAATCTAACCAAATTGGAACCCGGCGCGATTTCCGCGTTGCGCCATGCACATAGCCAGCAGGACGAGTTCATCTACATCTTGCAAGGCTGCCCAACCCTTTACACCGATGTCGGCCCCACGCCTTTGTCGCCCGGCATGTGTGCCGGTTTTAAAGCCGGCAGCGGCGATGCCCACCGGTTAGTCAACGAATCAACGAGTGATGTCCTGTATCTGGAAATCGGCGACCGCAGCGCGGGTGACCAAGTCGTCTACCCGGACGACGACTTGCAGGCTGCCTTTGTCGACAATAGCTTCCGCTTCGCCCGCAAGGACGGCACGCCGTATTGA
- a CDS encoding histidine phosphatase family protein, which translates to MQIILLRHGKPAVQLSGMARGKDLAAIAKAYDASGIVDRPPPEILAELRHLSYVVCSDLPRSVESAHALGFGQLHVADSLFRESALPHFDSGLIALPITAWVMVCRLLWLAGFGQNGEAYAVAKCRALQAANRLIGLAEAHGNVLLVGHGLMNYLIAQQLRANGWRGPAKPGKRFWEYGVYECGAVSAGLVKT; encoded by the coding sequence ATGCAAATCATCCTGTTAAGACACGGCAAACCGGCTGTCCAACTGTCGGGCATGGCTCGCGGCAAGGATTTGGCCGCTATCGCCAAGGCCTACGACGCATCCGGCATCGTCGACCGGCCACCGCCGGAAATCTTGGCGGAACTGCGCCATCTCAGCTACGTGGTATGCAGCGATTTGCCGCGCTCGGTCGAATCGGCCCATGCGTTGGGGTTTGGCCAATTGCATGTGGCGGATAGCTTGTTTCGCGAATCGGCGCTGCCGCATTTCGACAGCGGTTTGATTGCACTACCCATTACGGCGTGGGTGATGGTTTGTCGATTGCTCTGGTTGGCCGGTTTTGGGCAAAACGGCGAAGCTTATGCAGTTGCCAAGTGCCGGGCGCTACAGGCCGCAAACCGGCTGATCGGCTTGGCGGAAGCGCATGGCAACGTCTTGCTGGTCGGTCACGGCCTGATGAATTACCTGATTGCCCAACAACTGCGCGCCAACGGCTGGCGCGGCCCGGCCAAGCCGGGAAAACGTTTTTGGGAGTATGGAGTATATGAATGCGGCGCAGTCAGTGCTGGACTGGTGAAAACATAA